Part of the Serinus canaria isolate serCan28SL12 chromosome 1, serCan2020, whole genome shotgun sequence genome is shown below.
ACCTTCTCTCTCCTTGCCACCTTCCTCATCACACTCTTCCTCGTGGACAGcatatatattttcttcctcctcctcacctctTACAAGTCGtgcttctctctccatcttccaTTTTTCCACTGCTTCTGCTATAACATTTTTCTCATGTTCCTGCCCCAGGGGCTCCAGAATCCCATCATCTTCATCCCCGTAGCCATAGTACTCAGCATCGATGTCCTTCTTAAGCTCAGCCCAAGTCTTCCATGGGGGTGGCAGGGGCTCCTTTTCAAAAAGCTCTCTAACTCCTGGCAAGTCCTTTGTAGCCCCCAAGTATTTGTAGCCTCTGTTTCCTGGAACTTATTTCCCTTCACAATCTAACATTTTTGGGCCAATCCTAGCATAATCAGGACCTCCCAGCTCCTTTATTCGGTTTTGCCAGTATCCTTTCTCTCTCAGAAGTTCGTTGATTTCATCGTTCAGGTCCCGAATTCTGAATTCACCCAATCCAGTGTTTTGGATCTGTGCCACTTTCTTGGAAATCTCCCCAACAATCTGTCTCCTCCATTTCTCAGTTTTGGGCAGCTCTTTACACTCTGATTCAAGGAAAGGCCTTCGCTCCTTGACTTTTCCTTCCTCAAGCTGGGCTCGCCGAAATCTTGCCAAGGCTGCCATGGCCTTCTCTGCATTGCCAGCCATGGTCCTGCTGTGCCCCTCAATCCCACCAAACACAGCATGCACacagctgctccaagccccagaactgcacccagccctgctcccctgtgGGCCTGTGGCTCACTCTTCTCCCTCTTTACCCTTCTCCCAAGATTATTTccagcaaataattttaagttCTTAAGTCCTATAACCTTGAATTTTATCTGCAgcaatttagaaataattagttcaccaaaaacatttttcttgcgAAACAGACaaagtcagaatacaacctgacaccctgtcagtcagggtggtggcagcagtccaagtaaatggtggctgcagtcctcctggagtgacagatgcagttctgttgaagcagtgatcctgtagaagggtggagATGTCCTCTGAGGGTTCAGTGGTGGTGTAGAAGGATCTGGTTTTCCTCTGGTTATCCAGTGGAAAATGCTGCCTGGGGTGTTCTGAATCTCCGATTATATCCAGGtgggaatgcttggctcctctcCCTaggtggagcatctcacaatgggatgagGGAattcttatcagtcatgcagtgagactcaatgggccattaacagaagatatctcctGGAGGGGGAGATCATGGGGGGGTTATGGAAGAGATAAACactgccccacctggttttaacaggtGGTGATAGAATACATCTGGTTACACCTTGCATTGCAATCTAAGACAGCTAAATATTACTTTTCTACATTGTAAGATATATAGTTGTTTTCTTCTAAAGGATAAGATGACTCTGACTAGAACAGCTGTGATGAAACACTGACAAACATCTGTTTGTGGATAAAGATACAGTGTGTTCACCCTTGATTTTGTTGAATATTCTATTGCTCATTACAATCTCTGCTGTTTTATCTTCCctagaaaacacagaagagtcTGTTATGATTCTACATTATGCCTGTTACTGATTGTTAGCTGTtttagtgtttttctttgtttcattttactgTAATAGGTACCTGACTATATATTTAGGAAAGTGTAATCTCAAATTCCTAAGAGGGTTATCACTGATTTATCAATTACATGATGTGAATTTACTGATTTTATTATAGGCATTATTCATAAGATATTATTACTGTATTTATAGCCATC
Proteins encoded:
- the LOC103815794 gene encoding LOW QUALITY PROTEIN: pre-mRNA-splicing factor ISY1 homolog (The sequence of the model RefSeq protein was modified relative to this genomic sequence to represent the inferred CDS: substituted 1 base at 1 genomic stop codon); amino-acid sequence: MAGNAEKAMAALARFRRAQLEEGKVKERRPFLESECKELPKTEKWRRQIVGEISKKVAQIQNTGLGEFRIRDLNDEINELLREKGYWQNRIKELGGPDYARIGPKMLDCEGKXVPGNRGYKYLGATKDLPGVRELFEKEPLPPPWKTWAELKKDIDAEYYGYGDEDDGILEPLGQEHEKNVIAEAVEKWKMEREARLVRGEEEEENIYAVHEEECDEEGGKEREGEDGQQKFIARVPVPTQPEIEKALVRRKKMELLQKYASETLLAQSKEAKTLLGL